GTTGATTCATAAATAAAGCAGTAACTGGACGAGCAAATAAAATTAATAATCCGCCTGAAATTACAGCATAAACAACTTGCACAAGAATATCGAAGTTTAGAATTTTCTTTAATCGTTTCCAGTTTTTAGCACCATAGTTGTAACCAATTAAAGGTTGTGAACCAAAGGCAAAACCAACGATTACCAAGATAACGATACTGTAAATCTTTTGGGTGATTCCCATTGCGGCAACTTTGTTTGCACCGTATAGAGCTAAAGATGAGTTAAGAAGTGCCATACCAAAGCTTTGAGCGAAGTTGGTGATTGAACCGGGGATGCCGATTGCTACGATATCTTTGATTGTTTTGCCGCTAATTTTGCTATATTTTAGCTTTAATTTGATGTAGTCAGTTTTGTATAAAACGTAGTAAATGAGAATAGCATCAGTGACTAGATAACCTGTAACGTTGGCAATCCCAACACCGATTGCACCCATTTTGAAAACAAACAAGAAAATAGGATCAAGGATGATAGCTAAAATAGTTCCCGTCATTGTAGCAACCATTGCTTGGGTAGCTAAACCTTCTGTTCTGATTAAGTTCTGCGGAATGATTGAGAAGATAATTGGCGCAGCACCAATTGATATTACACGATAAAAATCGGCAGCATCTTGATAGGTGGCAGCTTTTGCTCCTAAAAGATGAATGATCGGATTTTCCAAAATTAGTAAAATGGCTGTTAGTATTAAACCAGTAACAAATCCACCGATCATACAAAAACTGCTTACACGTTTACTTAATTGATAATTTCTTTCACCGAATAGCCGTGAAATTAGTGAAGATCCACCGAGCCCAAAAATGTCAGAAACAGCGATTAAAAAAGTAAAAAGTGGAGCACCAATCGTAATTCCTGCTACTAGATTTGTATCACCCGTTTTGGCAACAAACATCGTGTCTGCCAAGTTGTAGATCATGGTAGTGATCATCCCTAAGACGACCGGTAATGCTAGCTTAAAGTAGACCTTTTTAATCGGCGCTTTAGCAAATAATTCATCCATAAATTTTCTCCCACATTGAAAAAAGCGACCTAGAAAGATACTTTGAGGTAAACCTCACTATTCTAGGTCGCTACGTTATATCATTTATTTAATTTTAGCATATTGTGTTAATTTGCGAGGTGATTATCTAAATTAAAGTTACCTTGAAATTCATCAGTAGTGCTTTCTTGATCCATACCATATTCGGCATCGTCGCCCCAGTAAATGTATTGTGCTTTTTTACCTTTGGTGCCAGCAATTCTGAAGTAAAGGCCAGCTTCATCACCTTCACCAGTGGTCTTGGTGGCATCTACCTTAACTTTTTGACCAATCTTGAGCAACTTGCTGGTTGACTTAAGCTTATTATTTAAAACGTGGATCTTGTTTAAAATAGTGGCGGTAGTAGTACCAGAAGCTTGGTAAAGGGTGTTGCCGTTGACAAAGCCAACATTTGAAGCATAGATATAAGCGCCATTACCTAAGGCGTAGAATGGCTTGCCCTTGATAGTGGTTGTGTTCAAACTTCTCTTTTTAGACCCGCTAAGATTTGAGAAGTAGTAAAATACGTCATTCTTAGTTGTGGCGTGGGTTTTAGCTGGTGTTTTAACTAACATATATTTAGGGATGAGTGACAAACCATTGAAAGTAGTGCGGTGACCGTTTTTATCATAAATGCGAGAGTTGGAACTCAAGATTAAAACATTTTGTCCATCCATTGAGCTAACATTCAAAGATTTGATGTAGCGTTTTTTACCGATGTTAACGTAAGAAGCGGTAGTGTAGTGGTAGTTCTTAGAAGTTTTTGCATCTACTTTTTTACCTTGGATCAGGATAGGCTTGCCATAATATTTAAAACTTGAGCCTGATTTAATCGTTGAAGCAACAGTCATCTTCTTGCCATTGACTTTTTTGGTAGTGGTAGTGGCATTGCCTTTGCTGTTGAAGACTTGAACTGTGCCGTTAAAGGATTTCTTGAGAGTAACTTTACCTTTTTGTGATTGCGTAGCTGCTTGAACTGTGTGAACAGGTTGATTGATAATAGCAGTTGCTGGTGCAACACTGATTAATAAAGCTGCTGCGATAGTTGCTAATTTTTTAGTAGTCATATTTTGTCTCCTTTGTAATAATCCCTTAAGTTGATTTTAGCACTTATGAGACTATAAAAATAACCTCGAAACTCAAACGTTTTCGGGGTTATTTGATTTTATTCACTTAAGTACTTAGGATCAATAAATTTATTGATCACATTGTTAACCTTCTTTGAATTATCGTACTTGCGGATAATGTTCAAGAAGTCTTGTGCAGTTGCTTGCTTCAAGTAGTAAGTTTGGTAGTAATCGTGTAAAGCATCAAAAAACTTATTTTCACCCATGGCTACTTTTAAAACAGCAGGGAAGTCCATCCCAAGTTCGTAAGCCATGTCTTTAGTGTTAACGCCCTTTGGTGGATTATTAACAGGGTAGTTGATGTAGTTGGTCTTTTGATTCTTATTAATGAATTGGTTAGCATTTTCTTTTAAGATCTTGTTAGCACGCTTGACGTTCTTACGAGTGTAGAACTTACTGTGCATCAGTTTAGCACAGTAGGACTTGCTCTTAGTGTAGGTCAAATCGTAAACGCCATTTTCAAGGAGGTTGGTAAGACTTTCGTCAAGCCAAGGTTCCATGTATTCGTCGCTGCCGACAGTGCCGTAGAACCATTGGTGACCAACTTCGTGAGAAACATCTTCAGTTAATTCATTATATCTATCAAGTGGGTGCTTCTTTTGTAAAAAGCCGCTGGCATCGATCATGATCAAGCCAGGATATTCCATCCCACCGGTATCTTTGCCAAGCAAGCCTTCAGTAATATCGATTTCTTTGTAAGGATATTTGCCGATCTTTTTGGTAAAAATGTGAAAACTGTCTTGGGCAGTCATCAAAGCAAGCTTGTTGTATTGCTTGCTGTTTTTGCTTGCAAGGTAGTAGTCGTTGATTCTTACGCCGTTTGCATAAGCGTGGTCAACCTTGAACTTGTTGGAAGTAGCGATTGCGAACTCACGCATGTTGTTGGCGGTAATTGTAGTTTTGCCATTTTTGGTTGTGCTTTGACCAGAAGCGGCAACTTTGTAGCTCTTTGGTGCGAAGAAGCTAACGTGGAAATTGCTTACAGCACTATTGCGGTTTTCACCAGCATCGTAGTATGGGTGATAATTCCACTTACCGTTGCGATAATCGCTTAAGTATGGGAAACAGAATGACAGGTGATAAACCTTACCGCCGTTGATATTTTGGTAGTCAAAACGATCTTGTCTCTTAGGCACGCCGGTAACTACGTTAACAGTTAAATCAGTAGATTCACCTGTATTTAGACTTTTGTTAACAAATAAATTGCTCTTGTCTTTACTGGTAGTGTAAGAAAGCTTTTGACCATCTGATGAAATGCTTTTAACTGAAGTTGTCGCATTTCTTGTAGCCTTAAAATGCTTGTGGTCGTATTTCAACAC
This is a stretch of genomic DNA from Lactobacillus crispatus. It encodes these proteins:
- a CDS encoding SLAP domain-containing protein produces the protein MTTKKLATIAAALLISVAPATAIINQPVHTVQAATQSQKGKVTLKKSFNGTVQVFNSKGNATTTTKKVNGKKMTVASTIKSGSSFKYYGKPILIQGKKVDAKTSKNYHYTTASYVNIGKKRYIKSLNVSSMDGQNVLILSSNSRIYDKNGHRTTFNGLSLIPKYMLVKTPAKTHATTKNDVFYYFSNLSGSKKRSLNTTTIKGKPFYALGNGAYIYASNVGFVNGNTLYQASGTTTATILNKIHVLNNKLKSTSKLLKIGQKVKVDATKTTGEGDEAGLYFRIAGTKGKKAQYIYWGDDAEYGMDQESTTDEFQGNFNLDNHLAN
- a CDS encoding MATE family efflux transporter, which produces MDELFAKAPIKKVYFKLALPVVLGMITTMIYNLADTMFVAKTGDTNLVAGITIGAPLFTFLIAVSDIFGLGGSSLISRLFGERNYQLSKRVSSFCMIGGFVTGLILTAILLILENPIIHLLGAKAATYQDAADFYRVISIGAAPIIFSIIPQNLIRTEGLATQAMVATMTGTILAIILDPIFLFVFKMGAIGVGIANVTGYLVTDAILIYYVLYKTDYIKLKLKYSKISGKTIKDIVAIGIPGSITNFAQSFGMALLNSSLALYGANKVAAMGITQKIYSIVILVIVGFAFGSQPLIGYNYGAKNWKRLKKILNFDILVQVVYAVISGGLLILFARPVTALFMNQPDIVNAGSYMLIATIITTPIVGIILVYTTVFQSVGNAWAAFIMAITRQGVVYFIALEILKVTFGYHGIVWAQAASDIITCIIGYFIYEKSLDLKDKIKD
- a CDS encoding M1 family metallopeptidase, which produces MKRRTTLLLSSAVTIAALFNFNSKVQAAADPTIKATNYNMTVKLNTCKNQLTEKVTMHVVNNGNEPVKNLLVRNIASGVLKYDHKHFKATRNATTSVKSISSDGQKLSYTTSKDKSNLFVNKSLNTGESTDLTVNVVTGVPKRQDRFDYQNINGGKVYHLSFCFPYLSDYRNGKWNYHPYYDAGENRNSAVSNFHVSFFAPKSYKVAASGQSTTKNGKTTITANNMREFAIATSNKFKVDHAYANGVRINDYYLASKNSKQYNKLALMTAQDSFHIFTKKIGKYPYKEIDITEGLLGKDTGGMEYPGLIMIDASGFLQKKHPLDRYNELTEDVSHEVGHQWFYGTVGSDEYMEPWLDESLTNLLENGVYDLTYTKSKSYCAKLMHSKFYTRKNVKRANKILKENANQFINKNQKTNYINYPVNNPPKGVNTKDMAYELGMDFPAVLKVAMGENKFFDALHDYYQTYYLKQATAQDFLNIIRKYDNSKKVNNVINKFIDPKYLSE